The following are encoded together in the Nymphalis io chromosome 26, ilAglIoxx1.1, whole genome shotgun sequence genome:
- the LOC126778440 gene encoding valine--tRNA ligase-like, producing the protein MICSYKTFTRNYTQRRLIYSSTKIIPKENLSAPAYKPEIVEKNKYEEWKTKRIFEAKLNSENNTFSIVLPPPNVTGKLHLGHALSSTIQDVIVRRQRSIGQNVLWLPGTDHAGIATQSVVEKYLKTKQNTDRHAIGREKFTEEVWKWKEVHGNTISEQLRLLGCSLDWSREVFTMDEKHMDAVNTAFIKLYKKGLIYRRKTLVNWCNALKSTVSDIEVENKTINGPTELMLPGYEKVVKFGLIYNFVYKILDSDEEIVVCTTMPETMLGDTAVAVHPEDTRYIHLKGKKVVHPFRKTTIPIIFDRFVDMKFGTGVVKITPAHSKVDNEIARHHNLPLLQVINEDGLMENAGEFNGIKKYDCRVKLVDTLNSLGLLKSVSPHQMTLPICSRTGDVIEYLPKEQWFLSCSGLNKKARQAVEDKSLKIEPAKFEKNWFNWTNDNRDWCISRQLWWGHRIPAYKCSADKNIVWIAATDELSAKMEASKYLRTVPEEIMAERDTDVLDTWFSSGIYPFAALGWPNIDERDYRKFYPLSLMITGHDILGFWVHRMIMLGMELTGNLPFNKVLLHGIICDSKGAKMSKSRGNVIDPIDIIKGISIDGLKEKVVTMHKDGILNEEELKKAISYHKSNFSNSNGIPACGVDALRFTLLSNDIKSHFVSFDVYQCHANKLFCNKIWQSIKYTQISYEKLKETSEEVTVEDLTYFDKWILSRLANMVEDVNKSLDVYDFHLATKSLRTMIYNEFCDIYLEATKPGFDRDDIKTRYAHAHTLSAVLETSLRCLSPFMVYLTEELIPKIPAFETNIIHNFKDQEKDYFDFPNSKDFKIWKNLELEKKVNKLLNTIFLIREVKGFYNVPNKIKSSIFVKTTDDKLITDLNRNKIIVQNLSKSGDIKINESINAMVVNVVLDKDTEIYVEISSAVESTAIKEKLQKKINKLEDNLLKLEAKLSSNHYINTVSEISQELDKEKLISKREELKRLRRLI; encoded by the exons atgatttgttCCTATAAAACTTTTACTCGTAATTATACACAAAGAAGGCTCATATACAGTAGTACTAAAATAATTCCTAAAGAAAATCTATCAGCCCCTGCATATAAGCCAGAAATTGTAGAAAAGAATAAATATGAAGAATGGAAAACAAAAAGAATTTTTGAAGCCAAACTAAATAGTGAGAACAATACATTTAGCATTGTATTACCCCCGCCCAATGTCACAGGGAAATTGCATTTAG GTCATGCATTATCCTCAACAATACAGGATGTTATTGTACGACGGCAAAGATCAATCGGGCAGAATGTGTTATGGCTCCCTGGTACTGACCACGCAGGAATTGCTACTCAG agtGTTGtagaaaagtatttaaaaacgaaacaaaatacTGACCGCCATGCCATCGGTCGAGAAAAGTTTACTGAGGAAGTTTGGAAATGGAAAGAAGTTCATGGTAACACCATAAGCGAACAGTTAAGATTGCTAGGCTGTTCTCTAGATTGGTCCAGAGAAGTATTTACTATGGACGAAAAACACATGGACGCTGTTAACACGGCTTTCATTAAACTCTATAAAAAAGGTCTTATATATAGAAGGAAAACCCTAGTCAACTGGTGCAATGCGCTAAAATCGACAGTTTCAGATATAGAAGTTGAAAACAAAACTATAAACGGGCCAACCGAATTAATGCTACCGGGTTACGAAAAAGTGGTAAAATTtggacttatttataattttgtgtataaaatCTTGGATAGCGATGAGGAAATTGTCGTATGTACAACAATGCCAGAAACCATGTTGGGAGACACTGCTGTTGCTGTACATCCAGAGGACACaag GTATATACACTTGAAAGGTAAGAAAGTAGTTCACCCATTTCGAAAAACAACGATACCAATTATATTCGACCGTTTTGTAGATATGAAATTCGGAACTGgtgttgttaaaataacacCAGCGCATAGCAAAGTAGATAATGAAATAGCAAGACACCACAATTTGCCACTATTACAGGTTATTAACGAAGATGGTCTAATGGAAAATGCTGGCGAATTTAATGGTATAAAGAAATATGATTGTAGAGTAAAATTGGTCGATACTCTAAACTCTCTGGGACTTCTAAAGTCTGTAAGCCCTCATCAAATGACTTTACCTATCTGCAGCCGAACTGGAGACGTGATAGAATATCTCCCAAAAGAACAATGGTTTCTATCTTGTAGTGGATTGAACAAAAAAGCAAGACAAGCTGTTGAAGATAAAAGTTTGAAAATAGAACCAGCGAAATTCGAGAAGAACTGGTTTAATTGGACCAATGATAATAGAGACTGGTGTATATCAAGGCAACTGTGGTGGGGACATCGGATACCTGCATATAAATGTAGTGCAGATAAAAATATCGTATGGATAGCCGCGACGGACGAACTTTCGGCTAAAATGGAAGCTTCGAAATATCTTAGAACTGTGCCAGAGGAAATTATGGCTGAAAGAGATACAGATGTCTTAGATACTTGGTTCTCGTCTGGAATATATCCGTTTGCTGCTCTTGGATGGCCAAATATTGATGAACGGGACTACCGAAAGTTTTATCCATTAAGTTTGATGATCACTGGACATGATATACTTGGTTTTTGGGTGCATAGAATGATCATGCTCGGTATGGAACTTACAGGGAATCTACCCTTTAATAAGGTTTTGTTACATGGTATCATATGTGACAGTAAAGGTGCCAAAATGTCAAAGAGTAGAGGAAATGTCATAGATCCCATAGATATTATAAAAGGTATATCAATAGATGGCTTAAAAGAAAAAGTTGTCACCATGCACAAAGACGGAATACTCAACGAAGAGGAGTTGAAAAAAGCTATTTCATATCATAAATCGAATTTTTCGAATTCGAACGGTATACCCGCATGTGGTGTTGATGCGTTACGCTTCACGCTACTGTCGAATGACATTAAATCGCATTTTGTAAGCTTTGACGTGTATCAGTGTCACGCGAATAAGTTATTCTGTAACAAAATTTGGCAAAGTATCAAATACACACAAATATCCTATGAAAAGTTAAAGGAAACAAGTGAAGAAGTAACCGTTGAAGACTtgacttattttgataaatggATTCTTAGTAGACTGGCGAATATGGTTGAAGATGTTAATAAGTCATTAGATGTATATGACTTCCATCTTGCTACGAAATCACTTAGGACAATGATATATAATGAGTTTTGTGACATATACTTGGAAGCAACAAAGCCAGGCTTTGATAGGGATGATATAAAAACAAGATATGCGCACGCGCATACTTTATCAGCGGTACTGGAAACGTCATTAAGATGTCTATCTCCATTCATGGTGTATCTTACAGAAGAACTTATACCAAAAATACCGGCATTTGAAacgaatattatacataattttaaagacCAAGAAAAAGATTACTTCGATTTTCCAAACagcaaagattttaaaatttggaAAAATCTAGAATTAGAAAAGAAagttaataaactattaaatacaatattcctTATAAGGGAAGTGAAGGGTTTCTATAAtgtaccaaataaaataaaatcttctaTATTTGTGAAAACCACAGACGATAAATTAATAACAGAtctaaacagaaataaaataattgttcaaaATTTATCCAAAAGTGGTGATATTAAGATAAATGAAAGTATTAATGCGATGGTTGTGAATGTTGTCTTGGATAAAGATACCGAAATATATGTGGAAATATCTAGTGCTGTTGAAAGCACAGCTATTAAAGAGAaactacaaaagaaaataaataaactagaaGATAATTTGTTAAAACTAGAAGCCAAATTATCAAGCAATCATTACATTAACACGGTGTCTGAAATAAGTCAAGAATTggataaagaaaaattaatatcaaagagGGAAGAATTAAAGCGTTTACGAAGACTGATTTAA